The proteins below are encoded in one region of Brassica napus cultivar Da-Ae unplaced genomic scaffold, Da-Ae ScsIHWf_2916;HRSCAF=3701, whole genome shotgun sequence:
- the LOC125602611 gene encoding photosystem II protein D1 encodes MTAILERRESESLWGRFCNWITSTENRLYIGWFGVLMIPTLLTATSVFIIAFIAAPPVDIDGIREPVSGSLLYGNNIISGAIIPTSAAIGLHFYPIWEAASVDEWLYNGGPYELIVLHFLLGVACYMGREWELSFRLGMRPWIAVAYSAPVAAATAVFLIYPIGQGSFSDGMPLGISGTFNFMIVFQAEHNILMHPFHMLGVAGVFGGSLFSAMHGSLVTSSLIRETTENESANEGYRFGQEEETYNIVAAHGYFGRLIFQYASFNNSRSLHFFLAAWPVVGIWFTALGISTMAFNLNGFNFNQSVVDSQGRVINTWADIINRANLGMEVMHERNAHNFPLDLAAVEAPSING; translated from the coding sequence ATGACTGCAATTTTAGAGAGACGCGAAAGCGAAAGCCTATGGGGTCGCTTCTGTAACTGGATAACTAGTACTGAAAACCGTCTTTACATTGGAtggtttggtgttttgatgatCCCTACCTTATTGACCGCAACTTCCGTTTTTATTATCGCATTCATTGCTGCTCCTCCAGTAGATATTGATGGTATTCGTGAACCTGTTTCTGGATCTCTTCTTTACGGAAACAATATTATTTCAGGTGCCATTATTCCTACTTCTGCAGCTATTGGTTTGCATTTTTACCCGATCTGGGAAGCTGCATCCGTTGATGAATGGCTATACAACGGTGGTCCTTATGAACTAATTGTTCTACACTTTTTACTTGGTGTAGCTTGTTATATGGGTCGTGAGTGGGAACTTAGTTTCCGTCTGGGTATGCGTCCTTGGATTGCTGTTGCATATTCAGCTCCTGTTGCAGCTGCTACTGCTGTTTTCTTGATCTACCCAATTGGTCAAGGAAGTTTTTCTGATGGTATGCCTCTAGGAATCTCTGGTACTTTCAACTTTATGATTGTATTCCAGGCTGAGCACAACATTCTTATGCACCCATTTCACATGTTAGGTGTAGCTGGTGTATTCGGCGGCTCCCTATTTAGTGCTATGCATGGTTCTTTGGTAACTTCTAGTTTGATCAGGGAAACCACAGAAAATGAATCTGCTAATGAAGGTTACAGATTcggtcaagaagaagaaacttacaACATTGTAGCTGCTCACGGTTATTTTGGCCGATTGATCTTCCAATATGCTAGTTTCAACAATTCTCGTTCTTTACATTTCTTCTTAGCGGCTTGGCCGGTAGTAGGTATTTGGTTTACTGCTTTAGGTATTAGTACTATGGCTTTCAACCTAAATGGTTTCAATTTCAACCAATCAGTAGTTGATAGTCAAGGACGTGTTATTAATACTTGGGCTGATATTATTAACCGTGCTAACCTTGGTATGGAAGTTATGCATGAACGTAATGCTCACAACTTCCCTCTAGACCTAGCTGCTGTTGAGGCTCCATCTATAAATGGATAA
- the LOC125602609 gene encoding protein Ycf2-like, with protein sequence MKGHQFKSWIFELREIVREIKNSHYFLDSWTQINSVGSFIHIFFHQERFRKLLDPRIFSILLLRNSQGSTSNRYFTIKGVVLFVVAALLYRINNRNMVESKNLYLKGLLPIPMNSIGPRNDTSEESFGSSNINRLIVSLLYFTKGKKISESCFRDPKESTRVLPITKKCIMPESNWSSRWWRNWIGKKRDFCCKISNETVAGIDISFKEKDIKYLEFLFVYYMDDPIRKGHDWELFDRLSPNKRRNIINLNSGQLFEILVKDWICYLMFAFREKIPIEVEGFFKQQGAGSTIQSNDIEHVSHLFSRNKRAISLQNCAQFHMWQFHQDLFVSWGKNPHESDFLRKISRENWIWLDNVWLVNKDRFFSKVRNVSSNIQYDSTRSSFVQVTDSSQLNGSSDQFIDPFDSISNEDSEYHYHTLINQREIQQLKERSILWDPSFIQTEGREIESDRFPKYLSGYSSMPRLFTEREKRMNNHLLPEESEEFFWNSTRAIRSFFSDRWSELHLGSNPTERSTRDQKLLKKEQDVSFVPSRRSENKEIVNIFKIITYLQNTVSIHPISSDLGCDTVPKDELDMDSSNKISFLNKNPFFYLFHLFHERKRGGYTLRHDFESEERFQEMADLFTLSITEPDLVYHKGFAFSIDSYGLDQRQFLKEVFNSRDELKKKSLLVLPPIFYEENESFYRRIRKNWVRISCGNFFEDPKPKRVVFASNNIMEAVNQYRLIRNLIQIQFQYSPYGYIRNVLNRFFLMKRPDRNFEYGIQRDLIGNDTLNHRTIMKDTINQHLSNLKKSQKKWFDPLIFLSRTERSINRDPNAYRYKWSNGSKNFQEHLKHFVSERKSRFQVVFDRLCINQYSIDWSEVIDKKDLSKSLRFFLSKLLRFLSKLLLFLSNSLPFSL encoded by the coding sequence ATGAAAGGACATCAATTCAAATCCTGGATTTTCGAATTGAGAGAAATAGTGAGAGAGATCAAGAATTCTCACTATTTCTTAGATTCATGGACCCAAATCAATTCAGTGGGATCtttcattcatatttttttccacCAAGAACGTTTTAGAAAACTCTTGGACCCTCGAATTTTTAGTATCCTACTTTTGCGCAATTCACAGGGTTCAACAAGCAATCGATATTTCACGATCAAGGGTGTAGTACTATTTGTAGTAGCGGCCCTTCTATATCGTATTAACAATCGAAATATGGTCGAAAGCAAAAATCTCTATTTGAAAGGGCTTCTTCCTATACCTATGAATTCCATTGGACCCAGAAATGATACATCGGAAGAATCTTTTGGGTCTTCCAATATCAATAGGTTGATTGTTTCGCTCCTGTAttttacaaaaggaaaaaagatcTCTGAGAGCTGTTTCCGGGATCCGAAAGAGAGTACTCGGGTTCTCCCAATAACTAAAAAGTGTATCATGCCTGAATCTAACTGGAGTTCGCGGTGGTGGAGGAACTGGATCGGAAAAAAGAGggatttttgttgtaagatATCTAATGAAACCGTCGCTGGAATTGATATCTCATTTAAAgagaaagatatcaaatatctggagtttctttttgtatattatatggaTGATCCGATCCGCAAGGGCCATGATTGGGAATTGTTTGATCGTCTTTCTCCGAATAAGAGGCGAAACATAATCAACTTGAATTCGGGACAGCTATTCGAAATCTTAGTGAAAGACTGGATTTGTTATCTCATGTTTGCTTTTCGTGAAAAAATACCAATTGAAGTGGAGGGTTTCTTCAAACAACAAGGAGCTGGGTCAACTATTCAATCAAATGATATTGAGCATGTTTCCCATCTCTTCTCGAGAAACAAGCGGGCTATTTCTTTGCAAAATTGTGCTCAATTTCATATGTGGCAATTCCACCAAGATCTCTTCGTTAGTTGGGGGAAGAATCCGCACGAATCGGATTTTTTGAGGAAAATATCGAGAGAGAATTGGATTTGGTTAGACAATGTGTGGTTGGTAAACAAGGATAGATTTTTTAGCAAGGTACGAAATGTATCGTCAAATATTCAATATGATTCTACAAGATCTAGTTTCGTTCAAGTAACGGATTCTAGCCAATTGAACGGATCTTCTGATCAATTCATAGATCCTTTCGATTCCATTAGTAATGAGGATTCGGAATATCACTATCACACATTGATCAATCAAAGAGAGATTCAACAACTAAAAGAAAGATCGATTCTTTGGGATCCTTCCTTTATTCAAACGGAAGGAAGAGAGATAGAATCAGACCGATTCCCTAAATACCTTTCTGGATATTCCTCAATGCCCCGGCTATTCACGGAACGTGAAAAGCGAATGAATAATCATCTGCTTCCGGAAGAAAGCgaagaatttttttggaattctacAAGAGCCATTCGTTCTTTTTTCTCTGACAGATGGTCAGAACTTCATCTGGGTTCGAATCCTACTGAGAGGTCCACTAGGGATCAGAAATTGTTGAAGAAAGAACAAGATGTTTCTTTTGTCCCTTCCAGGCGatcggaaaataaagaaatagttaatatattcaAGATAATTACGTATTTACAAAATACCGTCTCAATTCATCCTATTTCATCAGATCTGGGATGTGATACGGTTCCGAAGGATGAACTGGATATGGACAGTTCCAATAAGATTTCATTCTTGaacaaaaatccatttttttatttatttcatctaTTCCATGAACGGAAGAGGGGGGGATACACGTTACGCCACGATTTTGAGTCAGAAGAGAGATTTCAAGAAATGGCAGATCTATTCACTCTATCAATAACCGAGCCGGATCTGGTGTATCATAAGGGATTTGCCTTTTCTATTGATTCCTACGGATTGGATCAAAGACAATTCTTGAAGGAGGTTTTCAACTCCAGGgatgaattgaaaaagaaatctTTATTGGTTCTACCTCctattttttatgaagaaaatgaatcttTTTATCGAAGGATCAGAAAAAATTGGGTCCGGATCTCCTGCGGGAATTTTTTTGaagatccaaaaccaaaaagagtGGTATTTGCTAGCAACAACATAATGGAGGCAGTCAATCAATATAGATTGATCCGAAATCTGATTCAAATCCAATTCCAATATAGTCCCTATGGGTACATAAGAAATGTATTGAAtcgattctttttaatgaagagACCTGATCGCAACTTCGAATATGGAATTCAAAGGGATCTAATAGGAAATGATACTCTGAATCATAGAACTATAATGAAAGATACGATCAACCAACAtttatcgaatttgaaaaagagtcagaagaaatggttcgatcctcttatttttctttctcgaaCCGAGAGATCCATAAATCGGGATCCTAATGCATATAGATACAAATGGTCCAATGGGAGCAAGAATTTCCAGGAGCATTTGAAACATTTCGTTTCTGAGCGGAAGAGCCGTTTTCAAGTAGTGTTCGATCGATTATGTATTAATCAATATTCGATTGATTGGTCTGAGgttattgataaaaaagattTGTCTAAGTCACTTCGTTTCTTTTTGTCCAAGTTACTTCGTTTTTTGTCCAAGTTACTTCTCTTTTTGTCTAACTCACTTCCTTTTTCTTTGTGA
- the LOC125602612 gene encoding protein Ycf2-like, with protein MIDSFHTRKNRRKSFDNTDSYFSIVSHDQDNWLNPVKPFQRSSLISSFSKANRLRFLNNPHHFCFYCNKRFPFYVEKARLNNSDFTYGQFLTILFIHNKIFSSCGGKKKHAFLERDTISPSSIESQVSNIFISNDFPQSGDERYNLYKSFHFPIRSDPLVRRAIYSIADISGTPLIEGQRVNLERTYCQTLSDMNLSDSEEKSLHQYLNFNSNVGLIHTPCSEKYLQRKKRSLCLKKCVDKGQMDRTFQRDSAFSTLSKWNLFQTYMPWFFTSTGYKYLNLIFLDIFSDLLRILSSSQKFVSIFHDIMYGLDISWRILQKKLCLPQRNLISEISSKSLHNLLLSEEMIHRNNESSLISTHLRSPNVREVLYSILFLLLVAGYIVRTHLLFVSRAYSELQTEFEKIKSLMIPSYMIELRKLLDRYPTSEQNSFWLKNLFLVALEQLGDCLEEIRGSGGNMLWGGDPAYGVKSIRSKKTDLKINFIDIIDLISIIPNPINRITFSRNTRHLSHTSKDIYSLIRKRKNVSGDWIDDKIESWVANSDSIDDKEREFLVQFSTLRAEKRIDQILLSLTHSDHLSKNDSGYQMIEQPGTIYLRYLVDIHKKYLMNYEFNTSCLAERRIFLAHYQTITYSQTSCGANSFHFPSHGKPFSLRLALSPSRSILVIGSIGTGRSYLVKYLATNSYVPFITVCLNKFLDNKPKGFFLDDIDIDDSDDIDASNDIDRELDTELELLTMMNALTMDMMSEIDRFYITLQFELAKAMSPCIIWIPNIHDLDVNESNYLALGLLVNSLSRDCERCSTRNSLVIASTHIPQKVDPALIAPNKLNTCIKIRRLLIPQQRKHFFTLSYTRGFHLEKKMFHTNGFESITMGSSARDLVALTNEALSISITQKKSIIDTNTIRSALHRQTWDLRSQVRSVQDHGILFYQIGRVVAQNVLISNCPIDPISIYMKKKSCNEGDSYLYKWYFELGTSMKKFTILLYLLSCSAGSVAQDLWSLPGPDEKNRITSYGFIENDSSCHIGPSRTSNCLDLNYPYPEDALYIY; from the coding sequence ATGATTGACTCATTCCATACTAGAAAGAATCGCAGGAAATCTTTTGATAACACGGATTCCTATTTCTCAATCGTATCCCACGATCAAGACAATTGGCTGAATCCCGTGAAACCATTTCAGAGAAGTTCAttgatatcttctttttctaaagCAAATCGACTTCGATTCTTGAATAATCCACATCACTTCTGCTTCTATTGTAACAAAAGATTCCCTTTTTATGTGGAAAAGGCCCGTCTCAATAATTCTGATTTTACGTATGGACAATTCCTCACTATCTTGTTCAttcacaacaaaatattttcttcgtgtggtggtaaaaaaaaacatgctttTTTGGAGAGAGATACTATTTCACCTTCGTCAATCGAGTCACAGGTATCTAACATATTCATATCTAACGATTTTCCACAAAGTGGTGACGAAAGGTATAACTTGTACAAATCTTTCCATTTTCCAATTCGATCCGATCCATTAGTTCGTAGAGCTATTTACTCGATTGCAGACATTTCTGGAACACCTCTAATAGAGGGACAAAGAGTAAATTTGGAAAGAACGTATTGTCAAACTCTTTCAGATATGAATCTATCCGATTCAGAAGAGAAGAGCTTGCATCAGTATCTCAATTTCAATTCAAACGTGGGTTTGATTCACACTCCATGTTCTGAGAAATATTTACAGAGGAAAAAACGGAGTCTTTGCCTAAAAAAATGCGTTGACAAAGGGCAGATGGATAGAACCTTTCAACGAGATAGTGCTTTTTCAACTCTCTCAAAATGGAATCTATTCCAAACATATATGCCATGGTTCTTTACTTCGACAGGGtacaaatatctaaatttgatatttttagatattttttcagACCTATTGCGGATACTAAGTAGCAGTCAAAAATTTGTATCCATTTTTCATGATATTATGTATGGATTAGATATATCATGGCGAATTCTTCAGAAAAAATTGTGTCTTCCACAAAGGAATCTGATAAGTGAGATTTCGAGTAAGTCTTTACATAATCTTCTTCTGTCCGAAGAAATGATTCATCGAAATAATGAGTCATCGTTGATATCGACACATCTGAGATCGCCAAATGTTCGTGAGGTCCTCTATTCAatccttttccttcttcttgttgCTGGATATATCGTTCGTACACATCTTCTCTTTGTTTCCCGAGCCTATAGTGAGTTACAGACAGAGTTCGAAAAGATCAAATCTTTGATGATTCCATCATACATGATTGAGTTGCGAAAACTTCTGGATAGGTATCCTACATCTGAACAGAATTCTTTCTGGTTAAAGAATCTTTTTCTAGTTGCTCTGGAACAATTAGGAGATTGTCTAGAAGAAATACGGGGTTCTGGCGGCAACATGCTATGGGGTGGTGATCCCGCTTATGGGGTCAAATCAATACGTTCTAAGAAgacagatttgaaaataaacttCATCGATATCATCGATCTCATAAGTATCATACCAAATCCCATCAATCGAATCACTTTTTCGAGAAATACGAGACATCTAAGTCATACAAGTAAAGACATCTATTCattgataagaaaaagaaaaaacgtgaGCGGTGATtggattgatgataaaatagaaTCCTGGGTCGCGAACAGTGATTCGATTGATGATAAAGAAAGAGAATTCTTGGTTCAGTTCTCCACCTTAAGGGCAGAAAAAAGGATTGATCAAATTCTATTGAGTCTGACTCATAGTGATCATTTATCAAAGAATGACTCTGGTTATCAAATGATTGAACAACCGGGAACAATTTACTTACGATACTTAGTTGACATTCATAAAAAGTATCTAATGAATTATGAGTTCAATACATCCTGTTTAGCAGAAAGACGGATATTCCTTGCTCATTATCAGacaatcacttattcacaaacTTCGTGTGGGGCTAATAGTTTTCATTTCCCGTCTCATGGAAAACCCTTTTCGCTCCGCTTAGCCCTATCCCCCTCTAGGAGTATTTTAGTGATAGGTTCTATAGGAACCGGACGATCCTATTTGGTCAAATACCTAGCGACAAACTCCTATGTTCCTTTCATTACAGTATGTCTGAACAAGTTCCTGGATAACAAGCCGAAAGGTTTTTTTCTTGATGATATCGATATTGATGATAGTGACGATATTGATGCTAGTAACGATATTGATCGTGAACTTGATACGGAGCTGGAGCTTCTAACTATGATGAATGCGCTAActatggatatgatgtcggAAATAGACCGATTTTATATCACCCTTCAATTCGAATTAGCAAAAGCAATGTCTCCTTGCATAATATGGATTCCAAACATTCATGATCTTGATGTGAATGAGTCGAATTACTTAGCCCTCGGTCTCTTGGTGAACTCTCTCTCCAGGGATTGTGAAAGATGTTCGACTAGAAATAGTCTTGTTATTGCTTCGACTCATATTCCCCAAAAAGTGGATCCCGCTCTAATAGCcccgaataaattaaatacatgcaTTAAAATAAGAAGGCTTCTTATTCCACAACAACGAAAGCACTTTTTCACTCTTTCCTATACTAGGGGATTTCACTTGGAAAAGAAAATGTTCCATACTAATGGATTCGAGTCCATAACCATGGGTTCCAGTGCACGAGATCTTGTAGCACTTACCAATGAGGCCTTATCAATTAGTATTACACAGAAGAAATCAATTATAGACACTAATACAATTAGATCTGCTCTTCATAGACAAACTTGGGATTTGCGATCCCAGGTAAGATCGGTTCAGGATCATGGGATCCTTTTCTATCAGATAGGAAGGGTTGTTGCACAAAATGTACTTATAAGTAATTGCCCCATAGAtcctatatctatctatatgaaGAAGAAATCATGTAACGAAGGGGATTCTTATTTGTACAAATGGTACTTCGAACTTGGAACGAG